From Amaranthus tricolor cultivar Red isolate AtriRed21 chromosome 4, ASM2621246v1, whole genome shotgun sequence:
TTCAGACTTCCACACGATTACTCAAGATAAGGGGAGTTAACCGCTTAAGGACATATAAATTGAGACAGCATTTATCCAATCCAGTGGCATAAATCAAATAATCACCCAACAAAGACAAACATAGCACAGAAGCATACTTGAACCCTGATATTAGACTAGAACTATTGTTGTTCACAAATAACAATAGTCTGAAAACTTGTGTACCATAAAACAATACTTCATTatcccaatgtcattaagtgggtCTCACCTACGCTCCCGCCTAGGCAGAGTTAGGAGGATCAAATGTACGCGATCTTACCTTTTGTAGagacaaagaaattgtttcCTATACCCTTGATAGCAAAACATGAATAAGAATCGCACATGATTTAACAAGTCCATTTACAATGCAAAATATACATGAGACTGTCAACACTCAACAAAAGACGAGAAAGAGGAATAGCCAAAATATGCTCCTATAGGAAAATCTTGGTATTATTCAATTGGAGTACACCTCATACAATTCCCATTTCCCCATCGACTATATGGTTCTGTCATACTCAATTTTTCTTTATCTATCAGAAGAAAATTGTCTCTGCACATGCATGAAACAAGTTGGTCGATGATTGAACAAATGACgatgcatcatgcatgttgcAATGGTGTTCGTACTTGATGTTCACAAACAACAAATTGACCTAGTCAAGCTTTTGTTGTGTGGGGATGGAGTGCGATAAGTGATGACTAATATAAAAGATAATCCACCTCTTTGAGCATGCTACATACGCAAGCAAGTTTTTCATGGATTTAATCCAAGTATCCCCACCAAAACATCCGAGGAACAATGACCATGCCAAGATTAGCtaaaactaaaatattaaaCTGGTGATTTTATACTTCCaacatttttttcataattccATGATCCGGGAATTTCCGTTCCCAATCAATACGAGACGCCACCCAAATCGCTCAAAGTGACATCTCAATATCGAAGACCTTTATTTTGGCCTTAAtttacaaatcaaagaaaaatgaaggaAAAAGCAAGATGAAACCTAGAATATAAAAATTCCACTTACAAACAATTTCTTAAAGCAAAAAAAccattgtaatttaatttatttttttcaaacatATTTTTGATACATAATGTATCTCGTACCCAATCGTCCCCGAGTCAATCTATATTGCTTTCCTTGTTCCCGTTCCATCGGATGTCGTTCCGGGTATCAATGATTTCTTTTTACTTGCAACACTTGGCATTTACAGCATTCAGATGTTTTGCTTTCACTTTctttaattaacaaataaatatagttGTAGGGAATCTAgttagattcgtctcaatgcattGTTTCAATAAAGTAATTTTTTGATACTTTTTACTTGTAAATAATAACTAGAGATTTTAGCAGTTAAAATCCATTGACATGCGTGTTCTAAAAAAAGTTGCAATTAAAAAGAAACGTAACAAGTGCATATTAAGGACTAGCAACATTCCCATTTGTTCAAACCATTAGACATTTAGCCCAAACAAGAATACAACAATACCATCAATACACGAGTAAAAATGGAACTGATTATTGATTATAAGGCAGGACTAAAGCTGAGAATCAATACCAATACCCTCACTCCCCCAGGTAAGGAAAAACTAAaatgaataatataataaacATACCCAAAGCCCTACAATACTTCAGATTAATCAACTTCATCAAAATGTGAAAGAAAAGGCACCGGAATACATACCGCATACATGCACTCATTGATAAGAAAATCCTCTAGCTCACGTACATTTGTAACATCCAGCTCCTGCATCAAATGATCATATGGGAGTACCtgaaaaacaaacaattacAACAGAAAAGGAAACACATAACTATAAACAACTAATGTGTATCAAGAATCTAAATTATTTAGATAAGAAAAAGCGTATTGCCACTTCAGCTCCACAATCTACATAGATACAgaaaaagaaaggagaaaaaaatgTATCATGCTGAAATCCTACATTTATATCCCAGCACAAATTGAAATCTAAAAGGAATCCAGAGCCTAAGAGGTCATGACTCCGTATATTACTCCAATATACTACATCACATGTCAAAGTACGTTGAGACATAATGAATCTCCCTTCTTTGAAAAAATGACCCCTCACTGGTCTTAATGACTGCACCCATTGATAAATCCTGTCAGTAATATGCGCCGTAATCCTGAAGAACATCAGCACTGCGAAATAAGATAGTCCTCACAAACTGATGTACTCGTAAGTCGTGACTGCATGATATCGGAGTACATCCAAGTATGCTACCCATAAGAAAAATCAGACTGGAGTAGATAGCAAAAACGAATTTTAGAGTTGCAGAGAGTCAATTTCACATGGATCTACTGATCTACCTACTTAACATAGTAAGAACCAAGGAAACTCCAAGAAGTAACACAAAACTTGTTTCTCTAAATACTCCTCTTAAGAAATTGCAACAAAAAGTCACTACTCATTTGTACTAAGTATGATACTTGAATTTGCTCCTAGTTCCTTCTTTGGACCCCCAAAATAGACAACACCCTAGGAGCACATACTACTGAAAAGCTCTAATTTCACACttattgaaaatgaaaaaacaacacAAATAATTACTTCACAACACAACCAGAGAAATCATCATATTTTATAGCAATTAATTAATGCGTGACTAGACCAATCTAACCACAGCTCAAGACTTACTAGTTGATACGAAAACACAAGGCTAGGAAATTAAAAACCATTTGTAATGAATGACTTCATGAAGCAAAAGAATGCAAGGACAATTGTATGGTATAAGTACCTTGCTCGTCTTGGCTAGTGTAAGTATGGTGAGTTGTTTCAACTTGAGTATTTGATCAGTTGTCAAAGCAGGTAGAGACCTATTATTGTCTGCACATTAGAAAATTGCTATATTTTAACAATCTGGCCAGTGAGGAACAATATTGAGTTGACCAACAAAGTACTACAACAGCAAGGTTCAAAATGGCTTAAAGttatcaaataaattaacataTAGATTCGAAAACTTACGTTTGTAATCACTCCATGTTCCATGAGCAAACAAGCTGAGAAGGTTAAGGTACATAGAATGCTCAGTTCCTGCAAGCTGCATCACAAATATTAATTCaccaatatcaacaataatGCAAAGTTTTAATCCCTAAAATATAGGGACATCTACACAAGCAAAAACAAATTAACATGGGAAAAAGTTGTCAATAAACATTTTATTCGGTGTTATCCAAAACTAATCTACGACttgaaaaatcaatttcaacaaTCGTCTACATATATTTATTGTCAGTGCTAATCTAGATCCCAATTCTTCACTTTATTTTTCTATATAtcactccctccaattcagcactaacgtcccatttactttatgcactctatccaatgcacttattcaatccttaatatctctaattatgtattattaaaaattatggaaagttgatatgaataatccttgcattgagacgaatcaaacaagatcccacatgactatgttttaacttgtagattaacaataaaatacaaagtaagagtaagagatgaataatgtccaaaaagcaaatgggacgttagtgctgaattggagggagtattaagttATGCTGTCATGGTCATCTTTCACCAATTTCTTCCGCTTTTAAGCTACTCAAAGTTCTAACATTTCACTTCACtcataattttccgctttgttgcacatgaataaccaaacatgacacacaaatcTCTCATTTTGTCTTCAAAATATTCTACTCCAACACATATCTTTATTGTGAAAAAATGAGCCAAATTACTTGAAAGCCTCACTTTGAATAAGTTTTTTCATAAATAACTTCAAATTTCCTCTTAATAATGCTAATGGCATAACATTATTCCTTTTACTCTTATTTTGACATATCTAACCAATATGTACCAAGAAATTTCTTCCTGGATAAGTCTAATTACCTCATCTAACTTTTTCATACATATCTGACACTATACAAGTTCTTTGCcataacacaaaaaaatatttctttcgCTACTTTTACATACATTGCATCATGCCATAAAACTAAATTGGTTTCAAAAATGTTTAACCATCTTCTCATATTCTATCATCCCCCTGAAACATCATGGCGTGGCTAATAAACTCAATTTCCATTAGTAAAAACATTTTTTGCATCCCCTTTGTTTGCATGAATAGGTAAAATAGTACTTATCTCTCCCATCTTCGACATCTTAATTGTCGGTCCTCATAATGTTAATTAACTAATCTAATATCATTTGTCTTAAATATTTCCAAACCTCAATAGGAATATCATCACAGCAAATTTGTTTAATattcttcaaacttcaaagcCTCTTCCACCTTGAATTTGTTTATTCTTATCATACATTCCTAGTAATGGCAATTATTTCGCCAACACGTCTCTTGTCTTTCTCCCTTGGCCGTAAATGTACTCCTATAATATCTTTATCCTTCAACATAGGATAAGAACATTTATTGTTGTCCTAAGCATGCTTATCTTTTTTCTACTAGTTGCTTATCTCATTTGACTGTCCTCTAGAGAGATGTCTCTCTCTTTTGCTCAATTCTAACTTCTTGTATACTTTTACATCATAATCTCAACTTaaattctctttttattttgtcttaaGTAAACAAATTTTgcatttttgtctttttgtatGAATCTTTGGACCTCTTTACTGACACGCTTTATCACCTAAATGCAAAGAATGTTAATTGTATTATTCTATAACATATaacaattctaagcatttcaatgAAGTAGTTCTAACATGATGTGAATCTTAGTTTCAATTCAAAACTTTTCTCTTCTCTAATATCATTGAGTTCTAACCTTTGCTCATTTGACAACACATTCATAAAATAAGGGTGCACTGGACTACGATATAGCAACCTATAATACTTAACACTACCCCAAGGGCTTAAAGAGTGAAGCATAAAGCCCTTTCTTAATTGACACCGCTTCTCGATGACAATCTAGAAACTCTTGTATTTTATCCAGTCTCACAAGTGTTGCGCATTGAAGAGTATGGAATGCTAGTACATTAACTATTAAATGAAATTAACTCTTGAAAGAAGACACGACAATGTTTGTCACTGCACAGTGAAACCATCCTTCTTTTCTTGTACTTGTGATTGGAGCATTGAAGCCTTCATTATAAGCAGTGAATATACAAAAAACATTGACATCTAACATTTTCTAgtgcaaaaaatatttgaaaatccAAATAAATATTGGTTCATAAGGAATTCCTACttatctttaaagtttattcTTAGACATAACTCCACTGTGCCCCCTAGGGTTTGGCACATAAACCAAAGAAAACGTATAAAAATGGGTATATTAGATTTAGTGGATCATGTTCATTGCTCAAGTAATTATAGGTTTTAATCTAGGAGAGAAAATTAAGTTATAGATTTAGTGGGGTATTATAGGTAGAGTGATGTCTAAAAGTTGCAATGTAGCAAACCATGTAGGATGAACTAAAATAGTACTCCCTTCATCCCTCTCAACCTCTCAATTTGTCTCGCCTTCTATTTTAGTTTGTCCCAATGAATTTGCTCTAATACTATTTTGGAATGTGGAACTAAGAGTACTAAAAAAGATCAGTTTGGATTTTACACTCTCATACGACTTATTGGTTGCTAACACATGATTTAAGAAGAGAAATAGTCACCTAGTGACTTTTCAAACTAGAGTAAACGCAACCCAAATTAAATACTTTTTGACAAAGATGATCGATAGAGGTAGTTGTCTAACTGTAAGGTTATTCCGGAATAGTGTGTAGCCACCCAACAAAAACTCCTTAACCTAGATCTACGGACATTAAAAGAGGACAATGCTTAAGTTCTCACCGAAAAAGTTGTTGAAAAAGCAGATTGAAAAATGACACTGGATGCAAAGAATACTTTTAAATTGCATCATTTGAATAGCTAAGGCAATTTTAGGAGAATCACGAGgttatttggtttgatttttagCTTCATGATTCGTGCATTCGGTTCTTTAAgaattttacttattattttattaaaattatacatgTATAATGTGATCATACTTATGTTGGATAGTATTTAGCATTAACAATATATAACATTATTTATCAAAAAGTAGTGGagaaactttatttattttatcaaaaaaaaaataacgtgatctatttattaatttaattataacatTAACACAAAATATAAGTAGTCATgccattaatttaatttatttgtaatactttcatattttataatgtgattgcaaaaaaaaagtaatgtaCAAAGTGTATTATGGTCTAATACTAGAGTCTAGAGTCTAAACTCTAAACCATGTAATAATACTAGCTAAAGTAGCATGGAGTTACAAGAATACGAGagtttaaacaattaaataatcaagaaacaagattaaaaaaatCTATGTGATCAAGAGCCTACAACCATAAAGTTGTTCATAATTCATGGGTAGACGGATTCTCTTTTACTTTGTAAGAAAACACAACACTTTAGATCGATGATTTTACCAAGCTGAATTACGAATCAAGGCTACTCAACCCGCCAATGAACCCTGGTTCAAGTCGATCGAATCCAATCACGATTCGTGGGTAAAGGCACAAAGTTATGTCACACTTGCTCCAATTATCAAGGAATCAAACTCATGATCCATACTATGAAGTTATGGATAAAGTGATAGAGATACATTGAGAAGGTctttgtaaataaagttatttgtaaagttaacaaatcacCTTTATGTGGTAGGATGTGATAGAGTggaatttttatgattttaatttactttttttgattttgtttactttattgttattcttttgCCTTTTCgtagtgatttacaaatcatggttattgattaggaatttttaGAAATACATATGAGGAAAAGTACCTCCATATTAAAgaaccaatttgaatttatgtcGAGGAGATTTTATAATGAAAACAATTCATCTTATGAACAAATGATAGAGTACTATAGAGCTAGAAAAGAGGCTTGCACATGATTTCTATTAACTTGAGAAAAGCATATGACAAGGTACCAGAAAATGTACTTTAGTGAACAATGACAAAAAAGAGTATTCTCaagaaatacattaatatagtaCAAGATATGTATCGAGAAGCAAAGACGAATGATATAACATATATGTGTaagaaatacttcacatgtgaggaaGATCCGATATCACTAAAATATTGAGTTGTGGACTTCCATATAACGCTTGGTGAGTAATCTTTCtaataccatatggttttggggaAGAGTGAACCTCATCAAGTGTATATGTAAGTCCACACTTACTAgtcgtgggtttgtgggcccatAGTGGGTGCCCCGTGggtgtgtccacacgagtgggcccgCGGGGTGATTAAGTGACGTATTGTCATAACCTAACAATATGGAGGGGCATTACAGGATatttcaatctcacttgcccTTTATCAAGGCTCAGCTCTAAGCGTCTTACTTTTTATGGGGTACCTAAATAGGATAACTTGATTGATATAAGAAGACATATCTTGGAGCATGTTGTTTACCAATGACATTATTTTGGTAGATGAGACTAAGAAAGGGGTAAATACTAGGTTAGAACAATGGAAACAAGAGTTAAATTCATGAGGTTTCAAATTAAGTCAAAGCAAGACAGAGTATATTGAGTGTAACTTTGGCGCAAACAAGCTAATGAGAGTTATTATaaagttaaaagaaaaagaaatcgcTCTTAGTGGGGGGATTCAAATACTTTAGGTCCATATTTAAGAGTTGTAAGAACACCCAATAAGATATGACCCATAAAGTTAAGTGTGGGTGGCAAAAATGGAGAACGACCACTTGATATTATGTGATCGAAGCGTGCCCTTAAAGTTAAAGGGCAAGTTTTATCGAACGTCCATTAGACCATTGCTACTATATGCATCTAAATGTTGGCcttttagaaaggatcataGTAGAAACATAGAAATAGCAAAAATGCGAATGTTACAATGAATGAGTGGGCAAACCTTGAGGAATAGAATTTGaaacaaagatataaaaaaGGGTTTAAAAGTTGCAAATATTAAGGAAAGATAAAAGAGAATCGTTTAacatggtttgggcatgtgcaaagaCGAGTTATTAGCAAACCGATAAGAAAGATAGAATGTTGAAGCGTAGAAGACTTAAGAAAAGGGAAACGAATACCGAAGATGACTTGTAGAACAGTTGTGGAAAAGGATAAAGGATAGAAATTAAGAtgaaagaaaattgaaatgaatggaaagaaaaaagaataattttgaaCGACAATGAAAAATGATATATTAATTGATGTAGTTGACCTCAATCTATTGGGATTAAAGCTGAGGCATTGTTTTTGTTGTACTATTTTGGGACATAACCCCAACACTTTCACACATCTTCACtctattctttttttatttttgaatagcCCAACAACTTTAACCAATCCAACCCAACTTCTTAATCTCTGTGTCATTTTCACTTAGGGAAAAAGTAGCAATATCAAATAGAGACGGGAAGTATTTGTATATTCTCATTGTGTGTGAGTGTAACAACCAACAATTTAAAATGTTCGTGCAAAAACCAAACATCCTACAACATAATAAATCACAATGTCCAACAAGAAATGGAGCCAATTTCAGCAACAAATTCAATAAATCACCCAATGCTCACTTCATTTGCTTAGTATAAATGAGTTCTAAATCCTACTCCAATGTAACATAGGTACTTCACTTAAACCATCCCCTTGCCCGTCACACCAACTGCTCTATAATATGCAGAACTCCCTACCGATGCTAAATTAGGTGCAACCAatcttatgaaaaaaaaaatcatcgtAATACATCAAAACATATGACTAAAAGCAACACCCAAATTTATAACTTCACAAATTCATATACTTGTTTACAAATAACTCCTGCAATCAAAATTTCATAAACTGTAATATACTGAACATGATTATCTCAATgtaacggttaaaaaccctaactcaactTTAATGATtgccaaaagaaaaaaatacttcTAAAATCACACAAACAGATAAATAAAACGAACTAAAACCCTAAGAGGGAGAGAGAAAAACCTCGGCGATATTAGGAACGGCGAGAATTTCGGAGAAAGCGAAGAGATAAGGGTTCGAAGTAGCATCCATGATGATCGGAATGAGTGAAGAACCCTTGATTGCCGAGACTTGTTCCACAAATTGTTCGATTAACTCTGCCTGCCTTTCTTCGATGTCCATTTTAATGGAATTTGCAGATGAGAAAGGAATGAAATTTGAAGGAGATGTGTAATTCGATTTGAATGTAGAAGTATGGTTTAGCGATTGGGAATAAACCGAAGAATAGGGAAGAGGGAAAAGAGGAACCTAAGTGTGTGTTGTTAATTTTGTTCCTCTTCTTAAATGAAACACAGAAAAAAGAGGCAAATCTTATATAACACCGTTTCAGCATAAGACGGTCAGACGGACTCAtacaagtagttcaaactgAATTTCTATTGTACAGAAAGCGGTTATCTTTTTTAATAGTAAGGGGTGACCTAATTGGAGTCATCTCACGATGACACGGCCtcaataaatgaaaatcaatacaCAACAGTTGAATGTGTGCAATCACTCATATATGGGCCAAATAGTTCGTGGtccaattttttcaaatttttttaatacttttatactagatcaaatttaatattaaaatggccaaatttaagatttaaaagacTAATTTCAAGATTTAAGTGGATTTggttttaattcttcaatttagtattacaatttttttaaaaaaaatttcaatttcaagacttaaaagaccaagTGGAAggcttaaaagaccaatttcaaTCTTATCTTAAATTTGCCTTCTAAGTCtcaaatttgaattaaaaaaaatatcatatattgaaaaattatttaaataaattattggtTAATGGTTAGAACGGACAGCTTTAAATATTGATATctgttgaaatatagtgtgaaagttaattaatgaatatagtgtgaaaagtaattaataaatttaccctaatgtgaatgcattcaagGCATCATATGCATGATGTCCTTAAATCTgaatatttattcataaaagatcccaaaacattgtgggactctcttgttgaaagatttgatcaccacaaaagggtgcttcttccacaagctagccatgagtggaagaatttaagattttctgattttaagactcTCAGTACAATTCAACATTATACCGACTTGCATCAATGTTGAAATATTGTGAGCACCCGGTGACTGATGTAGAAATGATTGAACTCACATTATCTacttttcatccatcaaacattatTCTGCAACAGCAATATaaagaaatttcaaaaaatattcagATCTGAGTGTAGTACTCTCACTGGCTGAACAACATAATGATCTTGTctggaaaaatcataatatgagaCTTATTGGATCTCAAGCTATCCGTGAGACACACTCTACTAAAACACATGTGCGTGAAGCACATGCTGTTGAAAATAAAGGCCATGGAAATTATAATAACCGTGGTAGAGGACGCGGAAATTTCCGAGGAAGAGGACAAGGACAAGGTCGTGGAAATTTTAATGGACATGGTAGAAAGTTTCAGGGATTCGGTAGAGGCCACTTTccccaaaattatcaaaatggtcattacaataataattctcgaaggggaaaacaagttggatatcacaataaaaatagccattaagaaggaaaagaaagtatttgttacaaatgTGGCATGACAGGGCATTGGGCACGTACATGTCGTACTGCCAAACATTTGGTGGAGCTGTATCTAGCttcccaaaagaaaaagggaaatgGTGTGGAAGCAAACTTTAATGAAGCAAACACCTCAATGCCTAATGTCGATCCTTATAATAAAGCAAGCACGTCCATACCTAATCTTGACCTTTCAGACTTCTATTTAGATggcgatgaaaatgataaagaatatgacgaagatatttgaatatgatgaaaatgataattgTATTTCCTTTTTATATGCAATCTCCTTTTTATGTATTGATATCATCTAacgttaatgaaattttattttaactatctatttatttaatatgaagataTGGATCAGTTTGAAAATGGATTCAAATATGAATGCCTCCTAGATAGTGGAACAACTCACACTATCCTAAAGCACAAAGAATACTTTTCTGAGTTGAAAATGGTAAAAGTAGAGATCACCACAATCTCTGGAACTACTACACTAATAGAAGGATATGGAAAAgctcaaataatacttcctAATAGGACAAAACTAGTAATTAATAATGCTTTATATTCGAGTAAATCTTGACGAAATCTCATAAGTTTCAAAGATGTACgccaaaatggttatcatttagaaacaatgaccgaaaatcatactgaatatttatgcatcacatctgaaaaatgcggcaagaaaagcattcatgaaaaattatCAGCATACTCATGGGGATTATATCGCATTAATATAAAACCGGTTGAGATAAACATGGTGTCTAACCAGAagttagataataaagaaatgatgagtttatggcatgaccgattgggtcatcctggtgtgggaatgatgcgaaaaattattgaaaattcaattgggcATCCAATGAAGGAAATGAGAATTCCCCAACCAAATGAATTATCATGTTCTGCATGTTCACAAGGCAAATTGATAATTAGaccatctttaaataaaattgctactgaaactcctaaatttctggaaagaattcatggagatatatgtgggctaattaatcctgcttctgggccatttagatattttatggtattgattgatgcctcaacacgatgatcacatgtaagtctcctacaaactagaattgtggcatttgcgaaattacttgctcaaatcattcgattgagaaatcaatttcCAGATTATACAATTAAGCGAATAAGGCTGGACAGTGCCGGAGAgtttacatctcaaacttttaatgatgattgcacgtcaattggaattgacgtagaacatccagtacctcatgttcatactcaaaatggtctggctgaatcattgattaaaagactCCAATTAATAGCAAGACCATTATTAATGAGGTCGAAATTACCATCATCTGCGTGGGGCCATGCAATAATACATGCATCGTCATTGATAAGATTGAGACCAagtgcttatcataaatattcaccaCAGCAATTAGTGCATGGTCAAGAACTAAATATAtcacacttgaaaatatttggatgtgCAGTACATGTCCCTATTGCGCCACcccaacgtacaaaaatgggtccacaaagaaggatgggaatttatgttggatttgaatgcccatcaattatcaaatatttagaaccaatgactagtgatttatttaatgctagatttgcatattgtcattttaataaaacaatattcccatccttagggag
This genomic window contains:
- the LOC130810204 gene encoding COP9 signalosome complex subunit 7 isoform X2, with protein sequence MDIEERQAELIEQFVEQVSAIKGSSLIPIIMDATSNPYLFAFSEILAVPNIAELAGTEHSMYLNLLSLFAHGTWSDYKHNNRSLPALTTDQILKLKQLTILTLAKTSKVLPYDHLMQELDVTNVRELEDFLINECMYAGIVRGKLDQLRRCFEVQFAAGRDLRPGQLGSMIQTLTNWLGTSDNLLLTIEEKIKWADSMSEVDKKHKKEVEERLEEVKKTISHKKFQTSRPMWTSEGTRRSTLNLVE
- the LOC130810204 gene encoding COP9 signalosome complex subunit 7 isoform X1 codes for the protein MDIEERQAELIEQFVEQVSAIKGSSLIPIIMDATSNPYLFAFSEILAVPNIAELAGTEHSMYLNLLSLFAHGTWSDYKHNNRSLPALTTDQILKLKQLTILTLAKTSKVLPYDHLMQELDVTNVRELEDFLINECMYAGIVRGKLDQLRRCFEVQFAAGRDLRPGQLGSMIQTLTNWLGTSDNLLLTIEEKIKWADSMSEVDKKHKKEVEERLEEVKKTISHKADVDFRGHEEIYSEPGGVMDFEEDRIRPKRRRHPLH
- the LOC130810204 gene encoding COP9 signalosome complex subunit 7 isoform X3, which produces MDIEERQAELIEQFVEQVSAIKGSSLIPIIMDATSNPYLFAFSEILAVPNIAELAGTEHSMYLNLLSLFAHGTWSDYKHNNRSLPALTTDQILKLKQLTILTLAKTSKVLPYDHLMQELDVTNVRELEDFLINECMYAGIVRGKLDQLRRCFEVQFAAGRDLRPGQLGSMIQTLTNWLGTSDNLLLTIEEKIKWADSMSEVDKKHKKEVEERLEEVKKTISHKFQTSRPMWTSEGTRRSTLNLVE